One region of Streptomyces sp. CG4 genomic DNA includes:
- a CDS encoding PLP-dependent aminotransferase family protein has product MTKSWVNSAEPERIGADLHLELSGPGGRRAALTRSLREAVRSGRLAPGTRLPPYRSLAADLGVARNTVADAYAELVAEGWLTARQGSGTRVADRAEPLRPTVRTPVKTPPRVRGPRHELRQGTPDTSAFPRAAWSACYRRALQGAPSEAFGPGDPAGRRELREALTEYLARARGVRTAPDRIVVCSGFAHALRLLFGQGGPGDGVLRGPLGVEAYGLGFHRELLATAGVRTMPLPLDEHGARVDVLGRERAVLLTPAHQFPTGGPLHPERRAAVIGWARARGAVVLEDDYDGEFRYDRKPVGALQGLDPERVIHLGSVSKSLSPALRLGWMVLPERYVAPVLAAKGEREGWTSVLDQLALAEFLVSGSYDRHVRRMRQRYRHRRDRLVAALAAHAPHVQVTGIAAGLHAVLRLPPGTERSTVQAAGWHGVALDGLAAFRHPEAEAGTTAGDGLVVGYAAAAEHAYGAALEALCGVLPPG; this is encoded by the coding sequence ATGACGAAATCGTGGGTCAATTCCGCGGAGCCGGAACGGATCGGTGCCGATCTGCATCTGGAGCTGTCGGGTCCGGGTGGTCGGCGGGCGGCGCTGACCCGGTCGCTGCGGGAGGCCGTGCGCAGCGGACGGCTGGCACCGGGCACCCGGCTGCCGCCGTACCGGTCGCTCGCCGCCGATCTGGGCGTGGCCCGCAACACCGTGGCCGACGCCTACGCGGAACTGGTCGCAGAGGGCTGGCTCACCGCCCGCCAGGGCTCGGGCACCCGGGTCGCCGACCGGGCGGAGCCGCTGCGACCCACGGTACGGACGCCTGTGAAGACGCCTCCACGCGTGCGTGGCCCGCGACACGAACTGCGGCAGGGCACGCCGGACACCTCGGCGTTCCCGCGGGCGGCCTGGTCGGCCTGCTATCGGCGGGCGCTCCAGGGGGCGCCGAGCGAGGCGTTCGGGCCGGGGGATCCGGCCGGGCGCAGAGAGTTGCGGGAGGCACTGACCGAATATCTGGCACGCGCGCGTGGTGTGCGGACCGCCCCGGACCGGATCGTGGTCTGCTCGGGTTTCGCGCACGCGCTGCGGCTGCTGTTCGGCCAGGGCGGCCCGGGCGACGGGGTGCTGCGCGGTCCACTGGGCGTGGAGGCGTACGGGCTGGGCTTCCACCGGGAGCTGCTCGCCACGGCCGGGGTGCGGACGATGCCACTCCCGCTGGACGAGCACGGCGCGCGCGTGGACGTACTCGGGCGGGAGCGGGCGGTGCTGCTCACGCCGGCCCACCAGTTCCCGACCGGCGGCCCGCTGCACCCGGAGCGCCGGGCGGCCGTGATCGGCTGGGCACGCGCGCGTGGGGCGGTCGTCCTGGAGGACGACTACGACGGCGAGTTCCGGTACGACCGCAAGCCCGTCGGCGCGCTCCAGGGCCTCGACCCGGAGCGGGTGATCCACCTCGGGTCGGTCAGCAAGAGCCTGTCACCGGCGCTGCGGCTGGGCTGGATGGTGCTGCCGGAGCGTTACGTCGCGCCCGTGCTCGCGGCGAAGGGTGAGCGGGAGGGCTGGACGAGCGTCCTCGACCAGCTGGCTCTGGCGGAGTTCCTCGTCTCCGGGTCGTACGACCGTCATGTGCGGCGCATGCGGCAGCGTTACCGGCACCGGCGCGACCGGCTCGTCGCCGCGCTCGCCGCGCACGCGCCGCATGTCCAGGTCACGGGCATCGCGGCCGGGCTGCACGCGGTGCTGCGGCTTCCGCCGGGTACCGAGCGGTCCACGGTGCAGGCCGCCGGGTGGCACGGCGTCGCCCTGGACGGACTCGCCGCGTTCCGGCATCCGGAGGCGGAGGCGGGGACGACGGCGGGTGACGGACTGGTGGTGGGATACGCGGCCGCCGCCGAACACGCCTACGGCGCGGCACTGGAGGCGCTGTGCGGGGTGCTGCCCCCCGGGTGA
- the corA gene encoding magnesium/cobalt transporter CorA: MSMAGNLRKVTGLGRVGGLRKVARLARRQPRVDLSHPARSPLGSSVVNCVTYQDGVRVPQCTDLVDAVRMVRKTGEGFVWLGLHEPTDREFAGIAELFDLHPLAVEDAVEAHQRPKLEHYGDTLFAVFKTVCYVEHEKLTATSEVVNTGEIMVFVGEDFVITVRHGRHGSLGPLREELEAHPYQLSKGPAAVLHAIADHVVDDYLNVTDAVQADIDQVETEVFSENGARLDPGRIYQMKRELLELKRAVVPLGRPVEDLATRPIRVVAPEIQAYFRDVLDHLIRAKEQIAAFDELLNSILQAHLAQVTVAQNEDMRKITAWAAVIAVPTMVCGVYGMNFDNMPELHWRFGYPLVMAVMAGACLVLYRGFRRNGWL; encoded by the coding sequence ATGTCCATGGCGGGGAATCTGCGGAAGGTCACGGGACTGGGCAGGGTCGGCGGCCTGCGCAAGGTGGCGCGGCTGGCCCGGCGGCAGCCGCGCGTGGACCTGAGCCATCCCGCCAGGTCACCGCTGGGCTCGTCGGTGGTCAACTGTGTGACGTATCAGGACGGTGTTCGCGTGCCGCAGTGCACGGACCTGGTGGACGCAGTGCGGATGGTGCGCAAGACCGGCGAAGGGTTCGTCTGGCTGGGGCTGCATGAGCCGACGGATCGTGAGTTCGCGGGCATCGCCGAGCTGTTCGACCTGCATCCGCTGGCGGTGGAGGACGCGGTCGAGGCCCATCAGCGCCCGAAGCTGGAGCACTACGGGGACACGCTCTTCGCGGTGTTCAAGACCGTCTGCTACGTGGAGCACGAAAAGCTGACGGCGACCAGCGAGGTCGTGAACACCGGCGAGATCATGGTGTTCGTCGGCGAGGATTTCGTCATCACGGTCCGGCACGGCCGGCATGGTTCACTGGGCCCCCTGCGCGAGGAGCTGGAGGCACATCCGTATCAGCTCTCGAAGGGCCCGGCGGCGGTGCTGCACGCGATCGCCGACCATGTCGTCGACGACTATCTGAACGTCACGGACGCGGTGCAGGCCGACATCGACCAGGTCGAGACGGAGGTGTTCTCGGAGAACGGCGCACGGCTCGACCCCGGCCGCATCTACCAGATGAAGCGTGAACTGCTGGAGCTGAAGCGGGCGGTGGTGCCGCTGGGCCGCCCGGTGGAGGACCTGGCCACCCGTCCCATACGAGTCGTCGCACCGGAGATACAGGCCTATTTCCGGGACGTGCTCGACCATCTGATCCGGGCCAAGGAACAGATCGCCGCGTTCGACGAACTGCTCAACTCGATCCTGCAGGCCCATCTCGCGCAGGTGACCGTCGCGCAGAACGAGGACATGCGGAAGATCACGGCCTGGGCCGCCGTGATCGCCGTGCCGACGATGGTGTGCGGGGTGTACGGCATGAATTTCGACAACATGCCGGAGCTTCACTGGCGGTTCGGCTATCCGCTGGTCATGGCCGTGATGGCGGGAGCGTGTCTGGTGCTGTACCGGGGCTTCCGGCGCAACGGCTGGCTCTGA
- a CDS encoding DUF899 domain-containing protein — protein sequence MSFPEIVSRERWRAAREELLRKEEAVRRARETLGAERRRLPMVEVDAEYVFEGGDGKATLLDLFEGRAQLVVHHFMFAPEWVTGCPCCSAFLDQIGHLAQLRARSTAFAAVSRAPFTRILPFKARMGWTVPWYSSSDGHFNLDFEATVAGVEPDGGLTERPGISCFLRDHDRVFHTYSVYDDGLDGLGTVAGLLDLTALGRSPVGEGGRLRLHDEYDA from the coding sequence ATGTCGTTCCCGGAGATCGTCTCGCGCGAGCGGTGGCGCGCGGCGCGCGAGGAGTTGCTGCGCAAGGAGGAGGCGGTCAGGCGGGCGCGCGAGACCCTCGGCGCGGAGCGGCGCCGACTGCCCATGGTCGAGGTCGACGCGGAGTACGTCTTCGAGGGCGGCGACGGCAAGGCCACCCTTCTGGACCTCTTCGAGGGGCGTGCCCAGCTCGTCGTCCACCACTTCATGTTCGCGCCGGAGTGGGTGACCGGCTGCCCGTGCTGCTCGGCCTTCCTGGACCAGATAGGCCACCTCGCCCAGCTGCGTGCCCGGAGCACCGCTTTCGCGGCGGTCTCCCGGGCGCCGTTCACCCGGATCCTGCCGTTCAAGGCGCGGATGGGCTGGACGGTGCCCTGGTACTCGTCGTCCGACGGCCACTTCAACCTCGACTTCGAGGCCACCGTGGCCGGCGTGGAGCCGGACGGCGGCCTGACCGAGCGCCCGGGCATCAGCTGCTTCCTGCGCGACCACGACCGGGTCTTCCACACCTACTCGGTGTACGACGACGGGCTCGACGGACTCGGCACCGTCGCCGGCCTGCTCGACCTGACCGCGCTGGGCCGCAGCCCCGTCGGCGAGGGCGGCCGGCTCCGCCTGCACGACGAGTACGACGCCTGA
- a CDS encoding DUF397 domain-containing protein, protein MDRIEPRGHVYNGMPARELGSEGWHKPWSGGNGGNCLEAMKLADGRIAVRQSTDPDGPALIYTADEMTAFIEGAKAGEADFLLS, encoded by the coding sequence ATGGATCGCATCGAGCCGCGCGGACACGTCTACAACGGCATGCCCGCGCGGGAGCTGGGCAGCGAGGGCTGGCACAAGCCCTGGAGCGGCGGCAACGGCGGAAACTGCCTGGAGGCCATGAAGCTGGCCGACGGCCGGATCGCCGTACGCCAGTCCACCGATCCGGACGGCCCGGCGCTGATCTACACCGCCGACGAGATGACCGCGTTCATCGAGGGTGCCAAGGCGGGGGAGGCCGACTTCCTGCTGTCCTGA
- a CDS encoding helix-turn-helix transcriptional regulator, protein MSEPRSAPTVGQVVLGRRLLDLRERAGLKREEAARVLHVAPATVRRMEMAEVALKIPYLQLLLKAYGVPDDEAELFVQLAEEANKPGWWQRFHDILPGWFSMYVSLEGAAALIRSYDPHFVPGLLQTEDYARAVLKSGAIGQTSPDDIERHVALRMQRQQLLTREDAPRFWAVMDETALRRPVGGPEVMRAQIDKLLEATKLPRVTLQVAPYASGPHPGTYGPFVLFRFAMPELPDMVYSEYLTGAVYLDARAEVATHLEVMDRMAAQAATAQRTKEILRDLRKEL, encoded by the coding sequence GTGAGCGAACCGCGGTCCGCGCCGACAGTGGGTCAGGTGGTCCTCGGTCGGCGCCTGCTGGACCTGCGGGAACGCGCCGGACTGAAGCGCGAGGAAGCCGCCCGCGTCCTGCATGTCGCTCCCGCCACCGTCCGCCGGATGGAGATGGCCGAGGTCGCCCTCAAGATCCCGTACCTGCAACTGCTGCTCAAGGCCTACGGCGTGCCCGACGACGAGGCCGAACTCTTCGTCCAGCTGGCCGAGGAGGCCAACAAGCCCGGCTGGTGGCAGCGTTTCCACGACATCCTGCCCGGCTGGTTCTCGATGTACGTCAGCCTGGAGGGCGCGGCCGCCCTCATCCGCTCCTACGACCCGCACTTCGTCCCCGGCCTGCTCCAGACCGAGGACTACGCGCGCGCCGTGCTCAAGTCCGGTGCCATCGGCCAGACCAGCCCGGACGACATCGAGCGGCATGTCGCCCTGCGCATGCAGCGCCAGCAACTGCTCACCCGTGAAGACGCCCCGCGCTTCTGGGCGGTGATGGACGAGACGGCCCTGCGCCGCCCGGTCGGCGGCCCGGAGGTGATGCGTGCGCAGATCGACAAGTTGCTCGAGGCCACGAAGCTGCCCCGCGTGACGCTCCAGGTCGCCCCGTACGCGAGCGGGCCGCATCCGGGGACGTACGGGCCGTTCGTGCTGTTCCGATTCGCCATGCCGGAGTTGCCGGACATGGTCTACAGCGAGTACCTGACCGGCGCCGTCTACCTCGACGCGCGCGCCGAGGTGGCCACCCATCTCGAGGTCATGGACCGCATGGCGGCGCAGGCCGCTACGGCACAACGCACGAAGGAGATCCTTCGGGATCTCCGCAAGGAGCTGTGA
- a CDS encoding ATP-binding protein, giving the protein MASVIPSAPLGTDAAADRPGLGAAAGAAPQGGAARRRFRFELAAHPGSVAQARRLTRARLSGWSVCADTCDSAALVISELVTNAIVHTASSRVVCELHDHDDTVRIAVRDWGCAPGEPHPSPARPDEEHGRGLLLVDALCRAWGAQEHGPGLLVWAELAHQADAADAGADPDEDLGTTHDTPGLYDGLGTTHDTPGPYDGLGTTHDVTGPFNDLGWGARTKPGRPDDSDEDESPEGRNTGSGRLPHQPADQPHHCGAPEPQGHGAPDPHRHRHRAPDPHGHRASDRPAHQLLHRAPEQRRGGERP; this is encoded by the coding sequence GTGGCAAGCGTGATTCCGTCCGCGCCCTTAGGAACAGACGCCGCCGCAGACCGTCCCGGTCTCGGCGCAGCCGCGGGAGCAGCTCCTCAAGGGGGCGCTGCCCGGCGCCGGTTCCGTTTCGAGCTGGCCGCACATCCGGGTTCCGTCGCCCAGGCCAGACGCCTGACGCGTGCCCGGCTGAGCGGCTGGTCGGTGTGCGCGGACACCTGCGACAGCGCGGCCCTCGTCATCTCCGAGCTGGTCACGAACGCGATCGTGCACACCGCGAGCAGTCGTGTCGTGTGCGAGCTGCACGACCACGACGACACCGTGCGCATAGCCGTACGCGACTGGGGCTGTGCCCCCGGCGAACCCCACCCGTCCCCGGCCCGGCCCGACGAGGAGCACGGGAGGGGGTTGCTCCTCGTCGACGCATTGTGCCGGGCCTGGGGCGCCCAGGAACACGGCCCCGGACTGCTGGTCTGGGCCGAGCTGGCTCACCAGGCCGACGCGGCGGACGCCGGCGCGGATCCGGACGAGGACCTGGGCACGACGCACGACACCCCCGGCTTGTACGACGGCCTGGGCACGACGCACGACACCCCTGGCCCGTACGACGGCCTGGGCACGACGCACGACGTCACGGGTCCGTTCAACGACCTGGGCTGGGGTGCCCGCACCAAGCCGGGGCGCCCGGACGACTCCGACGAGGACGAGTCGCCGGAGGGCCGGAACACGGGTTCCGGGCGCCTCCCGCATCAGCCCGCCGATCAACCGCACCACTGTGGGGCACCGGAGCCGCAGGGTCACGGAGCACCGGACCCGCACCGGCACCGGCACCGGGCACCGGACCCGCACGGGCACCGCGCCTCGGACCGACCCGCGCACCAACTGCTGCACCGGGCTCCCGAGCAGCGCCGCGGCGGGGAGCGCCCGTGA
- a CDS encoding glutamate synthase subunit beta, which translates to MADPKGFMTTPRQEWPRRPVEERVRDWDEVYVPGALLPIISKQADRCMDCGIPFCHDACPLGNLIPEWNDLVSREDWRAASNRLHATNNFPEFTGRLCPAPCEAGCVLAINQPAVTIKNVECAIADRAWAEGFVPARPPERLSGMTVAVIGSGPTGLAAAQQLTRAGHTVAVYEKDDRIGGLMRYGIPEFKMEKQHLERRIEQMRAEGTKFRTSTTVGRDVGAVELRGRYDAVVIATGATAWRELSVPGRELNGIHQAMEYLPLANRVCEGDLEVSPLSAAGKHVVIVGGGDTGADCLGTAVREGAASVTQLDIYAQPGAERDEDIEPWPTYPKIYRLSAAHEEARDLRTAPAADADARLFAASTLRFTGDESGRVRSLHLVEVDELRRPLPGTGRTLPADLVLLALGFSGPDQEDGLIGQLGLQLAPRGTLARDDGFATNVPGVFAAGDAARGQSLIVWAIAEGRAVAAAVDRYLTGSSRLPAPVSPRDRPMRV; encoded by the coding sequence ATGGCCGATCCCAAGGGGTTCATGACCACGCCGCGCCAGGAGTGGCCGCGGCGGCCCGTCGAGGAGCGGGTGCGGGACTGGGACGAGGTGTACGTCCCCGGAGCGCTGCTGCCCATCATCAGCAAGCAGGCCGACCGGTGCATGGACTGCGGGATCCCGTTCTGCCACGACGCCTGCCCGCTGGGCAATCTGATCCCGGAGTGGAACGACCTGGTCTCGCGCGAGGACTGGCGGGCGGCGAGCAACCGGCTGCACGCGACCAACAACTTCCCCGAGTTCACCGGGCGGTTGTGTCCGGCACCGTGCGAGGCGGGATGTGTACTCGCGATCAATCAGCCGGCCGTCACCATCAAGAACGTCGAGTGCGCGATCGCCGACCGCGCCTGGGCGGAGGGCTTCGTCCCGGCGCGGCCGCCGGAACGGCTGTCGGGGATGACCGTCGCCGTCATCGGCTCCGGGCCCACCGGGCTCGCCGCGGCGCAGCAGCTCACGCGGGCCGGGCACACGGTCGCCGTGTACGAGAAGGACGACCGGATCGGCGGGCTGATGCGGTACGGGATCCCCGAGTTCAAGATGGAGAAGCAGCATCTGGAGCGGCGGATCGAGCAGATGCGGGCCGAGGGCACGAAGTTCCGTACGTCGACCACGGTCGGGCGGGATGTCGGCGCGGTGGAGCTGCGGGGACGGTACGACGCGGTGGTGATCGCCACGGGGGCGACGGCGTGGCGGGAACTTTCCGTGCCGGGGCGGGAGTTGAACGGGATACACCAGGCGATGGAGTATCTGCCGCTGGCGAACCGGGTGTGTGAGGGGGATCTGGAGGTGTCACCGCTGTCGGCGGCCGGCAAGCACGTGGTGATCGTGGGGGGCGGGGACACCGGGGCGGACTGTCTGGGGACGGCGGTGCGCGAGGGGGCCGCGTCCGTGACCCAGCTGGACATCTACGCGCAGCCGGGTGCCGAGCGCGACGAGGACATCGAGCCGTGGCCGACGTACCCGAAGATCTACCGGCTGTCGGCCGCGCACGAGGAGGCCCGGGACCTGCGTACGGCGCCGGCGGCGGACGCGGACGCGCGGCTGTTCGCGGCGTCCACGCTGCGCTTCACCGGGGACGAGAGCGGGCGGGTGCGGTCGCTGCATCTGGTGGAGGTCGACGAGTTGCGCCGCCCGCTGCCGGGCACCGGGCGGACGCTGCCCGCGGATCTCGTGCTGCTCGCCCTCGGGTTCAGCGGGCCGGACCAAGAGGACGGACTGATCGGGCAGTTGGGGCTGCAGCTCGCCCCGCGCGGCACGCTCGCGCGGGACGACGGCTTCGCGACCAACGTCCCCGGGGTGTTCGCCGCCGGGGACGCGGCGCGTGGGCAGTCGCTGATCGTCTGGGCGATCGCGGAGGGGCGGGCGGTGGCAGCGGCTGTCGACCGGTATCTGACCGGGAGTTCACGGCTGCCGGCGCCGGTCTCTCCGAGGGATCGGCCGATGAGGGTGTAG
- a CDS encoding carboxymuconolactone decarboxylase family protein, producing the protein MTTHTITTATDVTSAIAAAEAARTRLDFARSAPKVFRAIIGFDAAARQGLDPALAELIQIRSSHLNHCAYCLHMHTNDARKAGESEDRLHMVAVWREARHFFTPKEQAALALTEALTLVADSGVPDTVYAEAAAHFDEQELAHVVALICAINTWNRVALVTGKVAGTDERND; encoded by the coding sequence ATGACGACGCACACGATCACCACAGCAACGGACGTGACCAGCGCGATTGCCGCCGCCGAGGCCGCCCGCACCCGGCTGGACTTCGCGAGGTCCGCGCCGAAGGTCTTCCGCGCCATCATCGGCTTCGACGCCGCCGCCCGTCAGGGCCTCGACCCGGCGCTGGCCGAACTGATCCAGATCCGCTCCTCGCACCTCAACCACTGCGCCTACTGCCTGCACATGCACACCAACGACGCCCGCAAGGCCGGCGAGAGCGAGGACCGGCTGCACATGGTCGCCGTCTGGCGCGAGGCCCGGCACTTCTTCACCCCGAAGGAACAGGCCGCCCTGGCACTCACGGAGGCGCTGACCCTCGTCGCCGACTCGGGTGTACCCGACACCGTCTACGCCGAGGCCGCCGCCCACTTCGACGAGCAGGAACTGGCCCACGTCGTCGCCCTGATCTGCGCGATCAACACATGGAACCGGGTGGCCCTGGTGACGGGAAAGGTGGCGGGCACGGACGAGAGGAACGACTGA
- a CDS encoding methyltransferase domain-containing protein encodes MTRSDGYLLDNQQSEAGQRFDAFATLFDPTTFRHIEALGIGPGRRCWEVGAGGTSVVSWLAEKVGPTGNVVATDIDTSQITGAARPPLEVRVHDVGAEEPPGEGFDLVHARLVLVHVPDRARALRSMIQALRPGGWLLVEDADPALQPLLCPDEYGPEQQLANRLRQGFRKLLAERGADLSYGRKLPRLLREAGLSGVEADAFFPVTSPACTALEAATVRQIRDRLVTAGLATDEDIDRHLANVEGGAMDLATAPMISVWGRKA; translated from the coding sequence ATGACGCGATCCGACGGATACCTCCTGGACAACCAGCAGAGCGAGGCGGGACAGCGCTTCGACGCCTTCGCCACCCTCTTCGATCCCACGACCTTCCGGCACATCGAGGCGCTCGGCATCGGGCCCGGTCGGCGCTGCTGGGAGGTTGGGGCCGGTGGTACCTCCGTGGTGTCCTGGCTGGCCGAGAAGGTGGGCCCCACCGGCAATGTCGTCGCGACCGACATCGACACCTCGCAGATCACGGGCGCCGCCCGTCCGCCGCTGGAGGTCCGCGTCCACGACGTGGGCGCCGAGGAACCGCCGGGTGAGGGCTTCGACCTGGTCCATGCCCGGCTCGTCCTCGTCCATGTCCCGGACCGGGCAAGGGCGTTGCGGTCCATGATCCAGGCCCTGCGGCCCGGCGGCTGGCTGTTGGTCGAGGACGCCGATCCCGCCCTCCAGCCCCTGCTCTGCCCCGACGAGTACGGCCCCGAGCAGCAGCTGGCCAACCGGTTGCGCCAGGGCTTTCGCAAGCTGCTCGCCGAACGTGGCGCCGATCTTTCGTACGGCCGCAAACTCCCGCGTCTGCTGCGCGAGGCCGGCCTGAGCGGGGTGGAGGCGGATGCGTTCTTCCCGGTGACGTCGCCTGCCTGCACCGCCCTGGAAGCCGCGACGGTCCGTCAGATCCGGGACCGGCTCGTCACCGCCGGACTCGCCACCGACGAGGACATCGACCGGCACCTGGCCAACGTCGAGGGCGGCGCCATGGACCTGGCCACCGCACCGATGATCTCGGTGTGGGGGAGGAAGGCCTAG
- a CDS encoding cytochrome P450: MELADGLIDHPYDVYRRLRDTAPVQRITGPDGAPAWLVTRYEDVRAALADPRLSLDKRHASDGTYKGFALPPALDANLLNMDPPDHTRIRRLVGRAFTPHRVQQLREPIRRTADRLLDAFGPHGTTDLVAAYAAPLPITVICDLLGVPESHRLDFRVWTDALVAPDPARPGAARDAVAAMLGFFTGLLAAKRAEPADDLLSDLIAVRDEDGDRLSEDELMSLTFVILFAGYENTVQLIGNAVLGLLQHPDQLAALRKDPTHIPAAVEELARYEGPALLAIRRFPLEDVTIGGVTVPAGETVLVSLSAANRDPARFPAPDRLDLSRDATGHLALGHGIHYCLGAPLARAETEIALAALLERFPELALSDGELRWRPSLRARGLLALPVRY; the protein is encoded by the coding sequence ATGGAACTCGCGGACGGCCTCATCGACCACCCCTACGACGTCTACCGGCGCCTGCGCGACACCGCGCCCGTGCAGCGCATCACCGGACCGGACGGTGCCCCCGCCTGGCTCGTCACCCGGTACGAGGACGTCCGGGCCGCGCTCGCCGACCCCCGGCTCTCGCTGGACAAACGGCACGCGTCGGACGGCACCTACAAGGGGTTCGCCCTGCCGCCCGCACTGGACGCCAACCTCCTCAACATGGACCCGCCGGACCACACCCGCATCCGGCGCCTGGTCGGCCGCGCGTTCACCCCGCACCGGGTGCAGCAACTGCGCGAGCCCATCCGCCGTACCGCCGACCGGCTCCTGGACGCGTTCGGCCCGCACGGCACCACCGACCTGGTCGCCGCCTACGCCGCCCCGCTGCCGATCACCGTCATCTGCGACCTGCTCGGCGTGCCGGAGAGTCATCGCCTGGATTTCCGGGTCTGGACGGACGCCCTCGTCGCCCCGGACCCGGCACGGCCCGGAGCCGCCCGGGACGCGGTCGCCGCCATGCTGGGCTTCTTCACCGGTCTCCTCGCCGCCAAGCGCGCCGAGCCCGCCGACGACCTCCTCTCCGACCTGATCGCCGTACGCGACGAGGACGGCGACCGGCTCAGCGAGGACGAGTTGATGTCGCTGACCTTCGTCATCCTCTTCGCCGGTTACGAGAACACGGTCCAGCTCATCGGCAACGCCGTCCTCGGCCTCCTCCAGCACCCGGACCAGCTCGCCGCCCTGCGCAAGGACCCGACCCACATCCCCGCCGCCGTCGAGGAGTTGGCCCGTTACGAGGGTCCCGCGCTGCTCGCCATCCGCCGGTTCCCGCTCGAGGACGTCACGATCGGCGGTGTCACCGTCCCCGCCGGGGAGACGGTCCTGGTGTCCCTGTCCGCCGCCAACCGCGACCCCGCGCGTTTCCCCGCCCCCGACCGCCTCGACCTCTCCCGCGACGCCACCGGGCATCTCGCCCTCGGCCACGGCATCCACTACTGCCTCGGTGCGCCCCTGGCCCGCGCGGAGACGGAGATCGCCCTGGCGGCCCTGCTGGAGCGCTTCCCCGAACTGGCCCTGAGCGACGGTGAGTTGAGGTGGCGTCCGTCCCTGCGGGCGCGCGGACTGCTGGCCCTGCCGGTGCGGTACTGA
- a CDS encoding DUF2293 domain-containing protein — MALPSTPHSPGRLVVIQALKPKRCATCRRGPLSLLVLEDGAPRCLHCADLGHLVFLPRGDIALTRRSREESGLSVVVVRFNRRKSRYERQGVLVEEAALARAEARCLADAEARRRRRARDARRRGAEDERFAAAFAAEILRLFPGCPADRARAVAAHASARGSGRVGRSAAGRALSEGAVISAVVAAVRHVDTPYDELLMIGVSRYEARRRIAPAVESVLRAWQDAGADAG, encoded by the coding sequence ATGGCGCTTCCTTCAACTCCCCACTCTCCCGGTCGACTTGTCGTCATCCAGGCGCTGAAGCCCAAGCGGTGTGCCACTTGCCGGCGCGGGCCGTTGTCTCTGCTCGTGCTGGAGGACGGGGCGCCGCGCTGTCTGCACTGTGCAGACCTGGGACACCTGGTGTTCCTGCCGCGCGGGGACATCGCGCTGACCCGCAGGTCCAGGGAGGAGAGCGGGCTGTCGGTCGTGGTGGTGCGGTTCAACCGGCGCAAGAGCCGCTACGAACGGCAGGGCGTGCTCGTGGAGGAAGCGGCGCTCGCCCGGGCCGAGGCCCGGTGCCTCGCGGACGCGGAGGCGCGGCGCCGGCGACGGGCGCGGGACGCGCGGCGTCGGGGGGCGGAGGACGAGCGGTTCGCGGCGGCGTTCGCGGCCGAGATCCTGCGGTTGTTTCCGGGCTGCCCGGCCGACCGGGCGCGGGCCGTCGCGGCGCACGCCTCCGCGCGGGGCAGTGGGCGGGTCGGGCGCAGCGCGGCCGGGCGGGCACTGTCGGAGGGGGCGGTGATCTCGGCGGTCGTGGCGGCCGTACGGCATGTGGACACACCGTACGACGAGCTGCTGATGATAGGGGTGTCACGGTACGAGGCACGGCGCCGGATCGCTCCGGCCGTGGAGAGCGTGCTGCGGGCCTGGCAGGACGCCGGGGCGGACGCGGGCTGA
- a CDS encoding uridine kinase codes for MRLEAITWDRLAELLADRLAGVEAADGGAWPRVGFDGAPAARPGDLAERVGEALRVRGRPSLVVGTEGFLRPASLRLEHGRRDAESYYGGWFDIGALWREVFGPLDPGGSGRVLPDLWDPVTDRATRSPYVQLPPGGVLLLHGPLLLRHWFPFDLTVHLLLSPGALRRRTPEPDQWTLPAFERYETETDPAGLADVLVRADDPRHPAWSG; via the coding sequence GTGCGACTCGAAGCGATCACCTGGGACCGGCTCGCCGAGCTGCTCGCCGACCGGTTGGCCGGGGTGGAGGCGGCCGACGGAGGGGCCTGGCCGCGCGTCGGCTTCGACGGGGCTCCGGCCGCCCGGCCCGGCGACCTCGCCGAGCGCGTGGGGGAGGCGCTGCGGGTGCGCGGTCGGCCCTCGCTCGTGGTCGGCACCGAGGGCTTCCTGCGTCCCGCCTCACTGCGCCTGGAGCACGGGCGGCGGGACGCGGAGTCGTACTACGGCGGATGGTTCGACATCGGCGCCCTGTGGCGCGAGGTCTTCGGCCCTCTGGATCCCGGCGGCAGCGGGCGCGTCCTGCCCGACCTGTGGGATCCGGTCACCGACCGGGCCACCCGCAGCCCCTATGTCCAACTCCCGCCCGGCGGGGTGCTGTTGCTCCACGGCCCTCTTCTGTTGCGCCACTGGTTCCCCTTCGACCTGACCGTGCACCTCCTCCTCTCCCCGGGCGCACTGCGCCGCCGTACCCCGGAGCCCGACCAGTGGACGCTCCCCGCCTTCGAGCGCTACGAGACCGAGACCGACCCCGCCGGCCTGGCCGACGTCCTGGTACGCGCCGACGACCCGCGCCATCCCGCCTGGAGCGGCTGA